Proteins found in one Thalassomonas actiniarum genomic segment:
- a CDS encoding aminotransferase class I/II-fold pyridoxal phosphate-dependent enzyme, with protein MKALTLPAHIAYSQGLNTEITFNLSNSCAQALTVAELCQLADKNLAELSLTYAPLSGSVALRQEIVHFHQTLNRKSYPFDQDNVLTFCGAQEALAAIYTSLLSPGDEIVVFTPNYPSLVTMAQAMGVKVNAIPLQEADSWRMDMEQLAAKVNDNTRLIVINSPHNPTGSIIDSEAAKQVLVLAKKHHCYLLADDVTQASNYDDLSLAHDYLSYEKSLVVGVMSKSFGLAGLRIGWVLSPDKNLLAQLLSVKAYGSICTSAVDEQLAVMALQHSDNILTRNNHIISDNIRHFQRFVDSNAGLFSWQPPQAGIMTLVKSHLKRPIKDWGPDLARKHKLLLLPANLFGLEGECFRLGLGQLDFPGALALLQDFVDSCVDGHVKA; from the coding sequence ATGAAAGCATTAACATTACCGGCGCATATTGCCTATAGCCAGGGCCTTAATACCGAGATCACCTTTAACCTCAGCAACTCCTGCGCCCAGGCGCTGACGGTAGCCGAGCTGTGCCAACTGGCGGATAAAAACCTGGCGGAGTTGTCTTTAACTTATGCCCCCCTGTCGGGGTCGGTAGCGTTAAGGCAGGAGATTGTCCACTTCCATCAGACCCTTAACCGGAAAAGTTATCCATTTGATCAAGATAATGTGCTGACCTTTTGCGGGGCGCAGGAGGCGCTGGCGGCGATTTATACAAGCCTGCTATCGCCGGGAGATGAGATAGTTGTCTTTACGCCCAATTATCCTTCCCTGGTGACTATGGCGCAGGCTATGGGAGTGAAGGTCAATGCCATCCCCCTGCAAGAGGCGGATAGCTGGCGTATGGACATGGAGCAGCTGGCGGCTAAGGTGAATGATAATACCAGGTTGATCGTCATTAACTCCCCCCATAACCCTACCGGCAGCATTATCGACAGTGAAGCGGCAAAACAGGTACTGGTTCTGGCGAAAAAGCATCATTGCTATCTGTTAGCCGATGATGTCACCCAGGCGAGCAACTATGATGACCTGTCGTTGGCTCATGATTATCTCAGTTATGAAAAAAGCCTGGTGGTTGGCGTGATGTCGAAAAGCTTCGGCCTGGCCGGGCTACGTATCGGCTGGGTGCTGTCACCGGATAAAAACTTATTGGCTCAATTACTGTCGGTGAAAGCCTATGGCTCAATTTGTACCTCGGCCGTGGATGAACAGCTGGCAGTGATGGCGCTGCAACATAGCGATAATATCCTGACGCGAAATAACCATATCATCAGTGATAACATCAGACATTTTCAGCGTTTTGTCGATAGCAATGCCGGGTTGTTTTCATGGCAGCCGCCTCAGGCGGGCATTATGACCTTAGTGAAATCTCATTTAAAAAGGCCAATCAAAGATTGGGGGCCGGATCTCGCCCGTAAGCATAAGCTTTTGTTATTACCGGCGAACCTGTTCGGGCTGGAGGGAGAATGTTTTCGCCTTGGTCTTGGACAGCTGGACTTTCCCGGGGCTTTAGCTCTCTTGCAAGACTTTGTTGATAGCTGCGTTGATGGTCATGTTAAGGCATAG
- the ovoA gene encoding 5-histidylcysteine sulfoxide synthase translates to MNITKQQMTPPLLTGTCAKQKRAELKAYFQNSWDSYDSLFSLIKDPEAFYLRPEKLRHPLIFYFGHTATFYINKFILGKYLDKRINEKLEAICAVGVDEMSWDDLDSSHYDWPAVNEVTAYRKQVKALVEQLIDTMELSLPITKDSLAWVILMGCEHERIHIETSSVIMRMLPLQYLTPSEQWQACPYSGDAPQNTLVAVTGKTVHLGKADSDHTYGWDNEYGQAELEVRDFQASRYLVSNQEFLGFVEAGGYDNPAYWNEEGQQWLAFTRASMPRFWLKKGESYFQRNLLSEMPLPLDWPVEVNYLEAHAFCRWKSGQSSGYIRLPTEAEWYCLRDKIPTDLVDWQEAPGNINLQYFASSCPVNRFETDGLFDITGNVWQWTESAIDGFNGFEVHPLYDDFSTPTFDGKHNLIKGGSWISTGNEACKSSRYAFRRHFFQHAGFRYIHSEFEEIPAIAVNHYETSREICRQLENHYGEPGLNLGNYAQQLAQKLIALTDKYAISRGKMLDLGCSVGRCAFELAPDFGHIDAVDFSARYIQHGVRLQQGNSVRYTCENEGDIVDFKEINLTGLGLEQGRDKINFCQGDAANLKAIFSDYDVILAQQVLELSYDPRLFLATIRQRLKAGGLLVLVSDYGFSEQITEKSKWLGGIKVNGENVTGFDGLRQYLAGHFNLLEQQEITRVLKANRRNYQVSEQQLTVWQLKND, encoded by the coding sequence ATGAATATCACGAAACAACAAATGACACCTCCGTTATTGACGGGGACATGTGCCAAGCAGAAAAGAGCCGAATTGAAGGCGTATTTTCAAAATAGCTGGGACAGCTATGATTCGTTATTTTCCCTGATCAAGGATCCCGAGGCGTTTTATCTGCGTCCGGAAAAATTACGCCATCCGCTGATTTTTTATTTTGGCCATACCGCCACTTTTTACATCAATAAATTTATCCTGGGCAAATACCTGGATAAACGCATCAATGAAAAACTGGAAGCCATCTGCGCCGTCGGTGTCGATGAAATGAGCTGGGACGATCTCGACAGCAGCCATTACGACTGGCCGGCGGTCAATGAAGTGACTGCTTATCGCAAGCAGGTAAAGGCTTTGGTCGAGCAGCTGATCGATACCATGGAATTAAGTTTGCCGATAACAAAAGACTCCCTCGCCTGGGTGATCCTGATGGGCTGTGAGCATGAGCGTATTCATATTGAAACTTCCTCGGTGATCATGCGGATGTTGCCGCTGCAGTACCTGACCCCGAGCGAGCAGTGGCAGGCTTGTCCCTACAGCGGCGATGCCCCGCAAAATACTTTAGTGGCGGTAACTGGGAAAACGGTTCATTTAGGCAAGGCCGATAGCGATCACACGTATGGCTGGGATAACGAATACGGGCAGGCAGAGCTTGAGGTCAGGGATTTTCAGGCCTCCAGGTACCTGGTGTCGAATCAGGAGTTTTTAGGCTTTGTCGAGGCGGGGGGATATGATAACCCCGCATACTGGAATGAAGAAGGGCAGCAATGGCTGGCTTTTACCCGGGCAAGCATGCCGCGTTTCTGGCTGAAAAAGGGAGAAAGCTACTTCCAGCGCAACCTGCTATCAGAAATGCCTTTGCCGCTGGATTGGCCGGTGGAAGTGAATTACCTTGAAGCCCATGCCTTTTGCCGCTGGAAATCCGGGCAAAGCAGCGGTTATATCCGTTTGCCGACGGAAGCCGAGTGGTACTGTTTGCGGGATAAGATCCCCACTGATTTAGTCGACTGGCAGGAAGCCCCCGGCAATATCAACTTGCAGTATTTTGCCTCCTCCTGCCCGGTAAACCGCTTTGAAACCGATGGCCTGTTTGATATTACCGGCAATGTCTGGCAGTGGACGGAATCGGCTATCGACGGTTTTAACGGCTTTGAAGTACATCCCCTATATGATGATTTCTCCACCCCGACCTTTGACGGCAAGCATAACCTGATCAAGGGGGGCTCCTGGATTTCTACCGGTAATGAAGCCTGTAAATCTTCCCGTTATGCTTTTCGGCGGCATTTTTTTCAGCATGCCGGTTTCCGTTACATCCACAGCGAGTTTGAGGAAATACCGGCAATTGCGGTTAATCATTATGAAACCAGCCGGGAGATCTGCCGGCAGCTGGAAAATCATTATGGCGAGCCCGGTTTAAACCTGGGGAATTATGCACAGCAGTTGGCGCAAAAGCTGATTGCTCTTACGGATAAATATGCCATCTCCAGGGGAAAAATGTTGGATCTTGGCTGTAGCGTCGGTCGCTGTGCTTTTGAATTGGCGCCGGATTTTGGCCATATCGATGCCGTAGATTTCTCTGCCCGCTATATTCAGCATGGCGTCAGGCTACAGCAGGGGAACAGTGTCCGTTATACCTGTGAAAATGAAGGGGATATCGTCGACTTTAAGGAGATCAACTTAACGGGTTTAGGACTGGAACAGGGTCGGGATAAAATCAATTTTTGCCAGGGAGATGCCGCCAATCTTAAGGCTATATTTAGCGATTATGATGTTATCCTGGCACAGCAGGTGCTGGAGTTAAGTTATGACCCGCGGCTATTTTTGGCCACTATCAGGCAAAGGCTGAAAGCCGGCGGTTTGTTGGTGCTGGTTTCCGATTATGGCTTTAGCGAGCAGATCACTGAAAAAAGTAAATGGCTGGGGGGCATTAAGGTCAACGGTGAGAATGTCACCGGCTTTGACGGTTTACGGCAATATTTGGCAGGACATTTTAATTTGCTTGAACAGCAGGAGATCACCCGGGTGCTGAAAGCCAACCGGCGTAATTACCAGGTGAGCGAACAGCAACTGACGGTGTGGCAGCTGAAAAATGACTAA
- a CDS encoding sensor domain-containing diguanylate cyclase, translating to MQLTLKYIITGIFLFLFSAIAVPVALAQDRDDISSLQGMFEEVNREPWLSYRRLQALEQEAGQWPDNEKLWLLLRKAQAELLLYLNADLEVTVKQAQQLITAQTPAEISGGFNVYAGVLAQQKGLYSQAVDFFQQALTLAEQANLNHIYIVGKQELAYTRSLTELYQTSLKELQETYVEAFALGDKFLLARVNETYGAIYGYLGEYEKSVEYYQKALASYEQLSYRAHIADAVYALATIYRYWQKYQLAITTFERYRTLIDYTPNREVAFFAVYGLGMTLAEQGQCARGIAIIDEALLINALADYKAELLKRKGACLMDKGDFAGAQQALSAAGAIFAEIPELKGTKWQLEVEKLNAELAYARGENGRAYQVLERYLEQYAELQRKNADSRLEKVRLNMEQSHKEREVSLGQKQQELTELRKEHYELEDRQQKYFLLFAVSLSIFFLVVMLYQRKYNDKILELSTLDPLSKAYNRRYVFNYLKKYTEGTVPEKGELSVILLDIDNFKHINDNFGHLAGDQVICRVAQAGQKVLRQGDVMGRISGEEFLCVLPRISPEQCRQVAQRLAASINDYIFEVENKKRFSVSVSIGIASLSPQCSDSVSLYEQADLALYRAKEQGAHSAVVYQPEMA from the coding sequence ATGCAGTTAACCCTCAAATATATCATCACCGGGATTTTTTTGTTCCTGTTTTCGGCCATTGCCGTCCCTGTTGCTCTGGCGCAAGACAGGGATGATATCTCGTCGTTACAGGGGATGTTTGAAGAGGTCAACCGCGAGCCCTGGTTGAGTTACCGGCGTCTGCAGGCCCTGGAGCAAGAAGCCGGGCAATGGCCGGATAACGAAAAGTTATGGCTGTTGCTGCGTAAGGCGCAGGCCGAGTTATTATTATATTTAAATGCCGATCTCGAAGTGACGGTAAAACAGGCGCAGCAGCTGATCACGGCGCAGACCCCGGCGGAAATATCCGGCGGTTTTAATGTTTATGCCGGTGTGCTGGCCCAGCAAAAAGGGCTTTATAGTCAGGCGGTTGATTTCTTTCAACAGGCGCTGACCCTGGCCGAGCAGGCCAATCTCAATCATATCTATATCGTCGGTAAACAGGAGCTTGCCTATACCCGCAGCCTGACGGAATTATATCAAACCTCCCTCAAGGAACTTCAGGAAACCTATGTCGAAGCTTTTGCCCTCGGGGATAAATTTTTACTGGCGCGGGTGAATGAAACCTATGGCGCCATTTATGGTTATCTCGGCGAATATGAAAAATCGGTGGAATATTATCAAAAGGCGCTGGCGAGCTACGAACAGCTCAGTTACCGGGCGCATATTGCCGATGCCGTCTATGCGCTGGCCACCATCTACCGTTATTGGCAAAAATATCAGTTGGCCATCACGACCTTTGAACGTTACCGTACCCTGATTGATTACACCCCAAACCGGGAAGTCGCTTTTTTTGCCGTATATGGCCTGGGCATGACCCTGGCAGAGCAGGGGCAGTGTGCACGGGGCATCGCTATTATCGATGAAGCGTTATTGATCAATGCCCTGGCAGACTATAAAGCCGAACTGTTAAAGCGCAAGGGGGCTTGTTTGATGGATAAGGGGGATTTTGCCGGGGCACAGCAGGCCTTGTCGGCTGCCGGGGCTATTTTTGCCGAAATCCCCGAGCTTAAAGGCACAAAATGGCAACTGGAAGTTGAAAAACTCAACGCAGAGCTGGCGTATGCCCGGGGAGAGAATGGCCGGGCTTATCAGGTGTTAGAGCGCTACCTCGAGCAATATGCTGAGCTGCAGCGTAAAAATGCCGACAGTCGCCTGGAAAAAGTGCGCTTAAACATGGAACAGAGCCACAAAGAGCGGGAAGTCTCTTTGGGGCAAAAGCAGCAGGAATTAACCGAGCTCAGGAAGGAGCATTATGAGCTGGAAGACAGGCAACAAAAGTACTTTTTGTTGTTTGCAGTAAGTTTGTCGATTTTCTTTTTAGTGGTGATGCTGTACCAGCGTAAATATAACGATAAAATTCTCGAGTTATCGACCCTGGACCCCTTATCTAAGGCATATAACCGCCGTTATGTTTTCAATTATCTTAAAAAGTATACCGAGGGTACCGTGCCGGAAAAAGGCGAGTTGTCGGTGATCTTGCTCGATATCGATAATTTTAAGCACATCAATGATAATTTTGGCCATCTTGCCGGTGACCAGGTGATTTGCCGGGTGGCACAAGCCGGACAAAAGGTGTTGCGCCAGGGAGATGTGATGGGCCGTATCAGCGGCGAAGAATTTCTTTGTGTCCTGCCGCGGATAAGCCCGGAGCAATGCCGCCAAGTTGCCCAAAGGTTAGCCGCCAGTATTAATGACTATATTTTTGAAGTGGAAAATAAAAAACGCTTTTCTGTCAGCGTCAGCATAGGCATTGCCAGCCTTTCTCCCCAGTGCAGCGACAGTGTCAGTTTGTATGAGCAGGCGGACTTGGCGCTTTACCGGGCCAAAGAGCAGGGCGCACACAGCGCCGTGGTCTATCAGCCGGAAATGGCATAA
- a CDS encoding efflux RND transporter periplasmic adaptor subunit, giving the protein MKKSFAKFNALMAALLLSGVSYVVLAQQAVLVEPVTLSDMQQRERVVGNIKAAVEAGVSVRESSSVDQVMVNEGDKVSLGDLLLRLDSRRLHAQSLQLQAEYDRSKALVKQRKAEQKNLQDDLTAFTYTAEKNAISERQLRNVKTELAVAEAALSQANFQVKALQNELELLKIRLADTELRAPFNGYVTQRLAEPGEWFNQGEVAIEMISSDRLEAWLEVPQRLASQLSTTSEITLEVNGQSISSKDFKLVSQVNNRSRTFNLVVSFPAMPNILSGMAVTGWVATSSEDQVLAVSKNAVVNKGGMTLVYKVSNGENGSVATAVPVTVLYKSAEVYALAANKELTPGDKVIVEGNERLMPGPVVATDAKTGRGFVASSAPQSSTGIGAGE; this is encoded by the coding sequence ATGAAAAAGAGTTTTGCAAAGTTTAATGCCTTAATGGCGGCGCTATTGTTAAGCGGCGTAAGTTATGTCGTGCTGGCACAGCAGGCGGTCTTGGTTGAGCCGGTAACCTTATCGGATATGCAACAGCGCGAACGTGTGGTCGGCAATATCAAGGCGGCGGTTGAGGCCGGCGTTTCTGTGCGGGAGTCGAGCAGTGTCGACCAGGTGATGGTTAATGAAGGGGACAAGGTGAGCTTAGGTGATCTCTTGCTACGCCTGGACAGCCGTCGTTTGCATGCCCAATCGCTCCAGCTGCAGGCGGAATATGACCGCAGCAAGGCCTTAGTTAAGCAAAGAAAAGCCGAGCAAAAGAATTTACAGGACGATTTAACCGCTTTTACTTATACCGCAGAAAAGAATGCGATTTCAGAACGCCAGTTAAGAAATGTTAAGACCGAATTAGCCGTGGCCGAAGCGGCCTTATCCCAGGCTAATTTCCAGGTAAAAGCGCTGCAGAATGAGCTTGAGTTGCTGAAGATACGTTTGGCGGATACCGAATTACGGGCGCCTTTTAACGGCTATGTCACCCAAAGGCTGGCTGAACCGGGAGAATGGTTCAATCAGGGAGAAGTGGCGATTGAAATGATCTCCAGCGACCGCCTCGAAGCCTGGCTGGAAGTACCGCAACGCCTGGCTAGCCAGTTGTCTACTACCTCGGAAATTACCCTGGAAGTCAACGGGCAAAGCATCAGCAGCAAGGATTTTAAACTGGTTTCCCAGGTGAATAACCGCAGCCGGACCTTTAATTTAGTGGTTTCCTTCCCGGCGATGCCGAATATTCTTTCCGGTATGGCGGTTACCGGCTGGGTAGCCACTTCAAGCGAAGATCAGGTGCTGGCGGTATCTAAAAATGCCGTGGTGAATAAAGGCGGCATGACCTTGGTCTATAAAGTTTCCAATGGTGAAAACGGCTCTGTGGCTACGGCTGTACCGGTAACGGTGTTATATAAATCGGCAGAGGTGTATGCCCTGGCGGCCAATAAGGAGCTGACTCCGGGCGATAAAGTGATTGTTGAAGGCAATGAACGCCTGATGCCGGGGCCGGTAGTGGCTACAGACGCAAAAACCGGCCGGGGATTTGTGGCATCAAGTGCCCCGCAAAGTTCCACCGGTATCGGCGCCGGTGAATAA
- a CDS encoding glutaredoxin family protein, with amino-acid sequence MKRVVLYSMSKCPHCDTAKRYLDQQGIKYRLCNVKTPQGQKELAALGMRAVPVLKIGDQILNGFSVKKFNQLFKG; translated from the coding sequence ATGAAAAGAGTTGTTTTATACAGTATGAGCAAATGTCCCCATTGCGATACCGCCAAGCGTTACCTGGACCAGCAGGGGATCAAATACCGGCTGTGTAATGTGAAAACGCCGCAGGGACAAAAAGAGTTGGCGGCTTTAGGCATGCGGGCGGTGCCGGTATTAAAAATCGGCGATCAAATTTTAAATGGCTTTTCGGTGAAGAAATTTAATCAATTGTTTAAAGGCTAA
- a CDS encoding transporter substrate-binding domain-containing protein, with the protein MFRFIFLLLLLFLFVDARAQQEIRLAYSDTESYPYQLGTGAKVASPPGIAIDIIKTAAEKVGIRVIFERYSNRLILNHLHHGVIDGVFIFSYLKEREVFGVYPMKAGLPDINKRIAQISYFLYRNKGAKADWDGERFTPEGVSVATQSGFSINAMLRAHRLAVAEVQDVDQLYRLLKSGRIDAVATQDILLEPYIKVRQITDIERDWPPLETRDYYLVLSHQFYRKHAQLAEKLWQEVANARKTLLPDIRPISK; encoded by the coding sequence ATGTTTCGCTTTATTTTTCTGTTACTGCTGCTTTTTCTTTTCGTAGATGCACGAGCGCAGCAGGAGATCCGTCTGGCCTATAGTGATACCGAGTCTTATCCCTACCAGTTAGGCACAGGAGCTAAGGTAGCCTCTCCCCCGGGCATTGCTATTGATATCATCAAAACCGCAGCCGAAAAGGTCGGTATCAGGGTGATATTTGAACGTTATTCTAATCGCCTGATATTGAACCATTTACATCATGGGGTGATAGACGGGGTTTTCATTTTTTCCTATCTGAAAGAACGTGAAGTTTTTGGCGTTTATCCGATGAAAGCCGGTTTGCCGGATATTAATAAACGTATCGCCCAGATCAGTTATTTTCTTTACCGTAATAAAGGCGCAAAGGCTGATTGGGACGGCGAACGCTTTACGCCTGAAGGGGTGTCTGTTGCCACACAGTCGGGGTTCTCCATTAATGCGATGTTACGCGCTCACCGCCTGGCCGTGGCTGAAGTGCAAGATGTCGATCAGCTCTACCGGTTATTAAAATCCGGTCGGATAGATGCGGTGGCAACTCAGGATATTTTGCTGGAGCCTTATATCAAGGTACGGCAGATCACTGATATCGAAAGGGATTGGCCGCCATTGGAAACCCGGGATTATTACTTGGTGTTAAGTCACCAGTTTTACCGCAAGCATGCTCAGTTGGCGGAAAAGTTATGGCAGGAGGTTGCGAATGCCAGAAAAACCTTGCTTCCTGACATTCGTCCAATATCAAAGTAA
- a CDS encoding efflux RND transporter permease subunit, producing the protein MKLIDQAVRQPITVTVAVVLSILAGIIAFSQVPVQMTPTVDSVVVSVNTFWENASPNEIESDIITEQEQVLGDVTGLASMTSISQSGSGSVRLEFETGTDINLAMQSVLQKLDEVPAYPRGVSEPVVEAVDPDSVDYIAWVGLAATDPNFDATTLYDFMELRLRPRLERIKGVSKVGIVGARERELQIRFDPVALANRGITYAEFINAIQVNNQNYSGGKLQDGKNDIRVRAVGRFTDINIIKKLVIRRDQTGPVYLEDVASVTESYKEMTDWVRSRGILMPFFNFQLQYGANLLETMTEIKAEIRNLNAPDGLLAQHAKKLGINGTFELIQPWDSSTYVERAIDLVQSNILIGGLLATLTLLLFLRSFRTIGVIAIAIPISVIASVVVLVSLGRSINIVSLAGMAFAVGMVIDNAIVVIENIFRHLEMGKKPWRASIDGTKEVASAVFASTLTTLVVFLPILFIQDSAGQLFRDIALAIMAAVSISFVVSVLVIPAAASSFLRLPAKTNKDKPASKVDKVSGFFNALPVYVSRLVAKLIISWKSRITVVVTFAVLTFAGIWALIPPLDYLPKGNRNAVFGVLIPPPGYSLDQMQTIAKRLEGSIKPAWEYTGDKFVAEAKIRGTEKPDPSDRRPELTTMSGEKITAPALDHYFVVAMGGKMFQGALPANEVTAVDTIDLFNYATYGAQAPDVISFAFQFPLFLNGGTTGSAIKIDLVGDDLELVSQSATALMFSLMGKFGPYGVVPEPANFLLPTPELRVTPDDERLQEMGMNRSDVGMAVAANGDGYLLVRGFEIGGELKDIKIISQQASVDAPLDALMQTPVATPAGNVVDLENIARLERVQVADQIKHADRQRAVTLQFTPPNGMAMEDAIATINTMVAELRTAGQINPVVDINLSGSAGKLNDIKQALMGDGTLSGFLMSSLFLALVVVYLVMAVLFQNWLYPVVIMVTVPLATLGGFAGLSAVHSYSLIDRYTPIQNMDVLTIIGFVILAGVVVNNAILIVHQAINLLKGRSDDGTVTTALTPQQAVVESVKSRVRPILMSTLTSVGGMLPLVLMPGAGSELYRGLGAVVVGGLLVSTIFTMFLVPVILSMIFEIKGRNEQTADGELEAAELATAEVK; encoded by the coding sequence ATGAAATTAATAGATCAAGCGGTCAGGCAGCCGATCACGGTTACCGTAGCGGTCGTCTTATCCATATTGGCGGGGATTATTGCTTTTTCCCAGGTGCCGGTGCAAATGACCCCAACGGTGGATTCTGTGGTCGTTTCCGTCAACACTTTCTGGGAAAATGCCTCTCCCAATGAAATCGAATCCGATATTATTACTGAGCAGGAGCAGGTCTTGGGGGATGTTACCGGTCTGGCTTCCATGACCAGTATTTCCCAGTCCGGCTCCGGCAGTGTTCGCCTGGAGTTTGAAACCGGTACCGATATCAATCTGGCGATGCAAAGCGTGTTGCAAAAACTGGACGAAGTGCCTGCCTACCCCAGAGGGGTGAGCGAACCTGTGGTGGAAGCGGTTGATCCCGACTCGGTCGATTATATTGCCTGGGTTGGCCTGGCGGCGACAGATCCGAATTTTGATGCCACTACCTTATATGATTTTATGGAATTACGCCTGCGTCCCCGCCTGGAGCGGATCAAAGGGGTATCCAAAGTTGGCATCGTCGGTGCGCGTGAGCGGGAGCTGCAAATCCGCTTTGACCCTGTGGCCCTGGCTAACCGCGGTATCACCTATGCCGAATTTATCAATGCCATCCAGGTGAACAACCAGAATTATTCCGGCGGTAAACTGCAGGACGGCAAAAATGATATCCGGGTGCGTGCCGTTGGCCGCTTTACCGATATCAATATCATTAAAAAGCTGGTGATCCGCCGCGATCAAACCGGCCCTGTCTATCTTGAAGATGTCGCCAGCGTCACCGAATCTTATAAAGAAATGACCGACTGGGTACGTTCACGCGGGATCCTGATGCCTTTCTTTAACTTCCAGCTGCAATATGGCGCCAACTTGCTGGAAACCATGACCGAAATCAAGGCGGAGATCCGCAACCTGAATGCGCCGGATGGTTTACTGGCACAACACGCGAAAAAACTTGGCATTAACGGCACCTTTGAACTGATCCAGCCATGGGACTCTTCCACTTATGTTGAACGGGCAATCGATCTGGTACAAAGCAATATTTTGATCGGCGGCTTGCTCGCCACCCTGACCTTATTATTGTTTTTACGTTCATTCCGCACTATCGGGGTGATCGCCATTGCTATCCCTATTTCCGTGATTGCTTCCGTGGTGGTGCTGGTCTCCCTCGGGCGTTCCATCAATATCGTTTCCCTGGCAGGTATGGCTTTTGCCGTGGGTATGGTAATAGATAATGCTATCGTGGTCATCGAGAATATCTTCCGCCATCTGGAAATGGGCAAGAAACCCTGGCGCGCCAGTATCGACGGCACCAAAGAAGTGGCCAGTGCGGTATTTGCCTCGACCCTGACCACTTTAGTGGTGTTCCTGCCGATCCTCTTTATCCAGGACAGCGCCGGTCAGTTATTCCGTGATATCGCTTTGGCGATTATGGCGGCGGTGAGTATCAGTTTTGTTGTTTCCGTGCTGGTGATCCCGGCGGCGGCTTCTAGCTTTTTACGCTTGCCCGCGAAAACAAATAAAGATAAACCGGCGTCGAAAGTTGATAAGGTCAGCGGCTTTTTCAATGCCTTGCCTGTTTATGTCAGCCGCCTGGTTGCTAAGTTGATTATTTCCTGGAAAAGCCGGATAACCGTGGTCGTGACCTTTGCCGTGCTGACGTTTGCCGGTATCTGGGCCCTGATCCCGCCGCTGGATTATTTACCTAAAGGTAACCGTAATGCCGTGTTCGGCGTTTTGATCCCGCCGCCGGGTTATAGCCTGGATCAGATGCAGACCATAGCAAAACGCCTGGAAGGCAGTATTAAACCGGCATGGGAATATACCGGGGATAAGTTTGTTGCCGAAGCGAAAATCCGCGGCACCGAAAAACCGGATCCCAGTGATCGCCGTCCCGAATTAACCACCATGAGCGGAGAGAAGATCACCGCCCCGGCGTTGGATCATTACTTTGTTGTCGCCATGGGCGGTAAGATGTTCCAGGGGGCCTTGCCTGCCAATGAAGTGACCGCGGTCGATACCATAGATTTGTTTAATTATGCCACCTACGGCGCCCAGGCTCCGGATGTGATCAGCTTTGCCTTCCAGTTTCCGCTGTTCTTAAACGGCGGTACTACGGGCTCTGCCATCAAGATTGACCTGGTAGGGGATGATCTTGAACTGGTTTCTCAAAGCGCCACCGCGTTAATGTTTAGCCTGATGGGTAAATTCGGCCCCTATGGCGTGGTGCCTGAGCCGGCAAACTTCCTGTTGCCGACGCCTGAATTGCGGGTTACACCGGATGATGAACGCCTGCAGGAAATGGGCATGAACCGCTCGGATGTCGGTATGGCGGTTGCCGCCAACGGCGACGGTTATCTGCTGGTGCGGGGCTTTGAAATCGGCGGCGAGCTTAAAGATATCAAGATCATTTCCCAGCAGGCCAGTGTCGATGCGCCTTTAGATGCCCTGATGCAAACCCCGGTGGCGACACCGGCAGGCAATGTGGTTGATCTGGAAAATATTGCCCGTCTGGAGCGGGTGCAGGTAGCGGATCAAATTAAACATGCCGACAGACAAAGGGCGGTGACGCTGCAATTTACCCCGCCAAACGGCATGGCGATGGAAGATGCCATCGCCACCATCAATACTATGGTGGCGGAACTAAGAACAGCAGGACAAATCAACCCGGTAGTAGATATCAACCTTTCCGGCTCTGCCGGTAAGTTAAACGATATCAAGCAGGCTTTAATGGGAGACGGCACCCTTTCCGGTTTCCTGATGAGTTCTTTGTTTCTGGCGTTAGTGGTGGTGTACCTGGTAATGGCGGTGCTGTTCCAGAACTGGCTCTATCCCGTGGTGATCATGGTAACTGTGCCGTTGGCAACCCTGGGCGGTTTTGCCGGGCTGTCGGCAGTACACAGTTACAGCCTGATTGACCGCTATACCCCGATCCAGAATATGGACGTGTTGACCATTATCGGCTTCGTGATCCTGGCGGGAGTTGTGGTCAACAACGCTATTTTAATCGTACATCAGGCCATCAACCTGCTTAAAGGCAGATCCGATGACGGTACTGTGACCACGGCATTAACGCCGCAGCAGGCGGTGGTTGAGTCGGTGAAATCCCGGGTGCGACCCATTTTAATGAGTACCCTGACCTCGGTCGGCGGCATGTTACCCCTGGTATTGATGCCGGGAGCCGGTAGCGAACTATACCGGGGCTTAGGTGCCGTGGTGGTTGGCGGTCTGCTGGTATCCACTATCTTTACCATGTTTTTGGTGCCGGTGATCTTATCGATGATCTTTGAGATCAAAGGCCGCAATGAACAAACAGCGGATGGTGAGCTTGAAGCTGCAGAGCTGGCGACAGCTGAGGTTAAATAA